Proteins from one Triticum aestivum cultivar Chinese Spring chromosome 7A, IWGSC CS RefSeq v2.1, whole genome shotgun sequence genomic window:
- the LOC123147681 gene encoding nicalin-1: protein MSPSGEVVASVSSALAVLLVLLACVELGDAAAAVGVYRLIQYDLAGAPLGSRAAALNHHAAAFPLPAGADLSRSALVAPLLDLPLSFLREYLAEKKHLGGLLILLPRNISTKNVEGNNDDKGEPKNVLAELEKLLMHEEVPFPVYFAFHDDNLDNLLADIRKIASSGQPASASTGGYKLVVPSAEPKKVSSPTISNIQGWLPGSKGEGDAEQLPTIAIVANYDTFGAAPALSVGSDSNGSGAVALLEIARIFSRLYSSPKTRGKFNLLFGLTSGGPYNYNGTSKWLRSFDQRVRESIDYAICLNSVGSWSNDLWMHVSKPPENPYIKQIFEDFSDVSKEMGISVGIKHKKINVSNSRVAWEHEQFSRFRVTALTLSELSTPPEFLESTGGLYDTRESADVESVMRTVKLVSESLARQIYGLRGRNIDVFADNSSLAIIPHYIRSWLDLFSRTPRVAPFLQKNDPFILALKKELSEHTTDVHVQNDVLDGMFTFYDATKSTLNVYQVASVTFDLLFLLVLGSYLIVLFSFLVITTRGLDDLINIFRRPPSRKVKGA from the exons ATGTCTCCCTCCGGGGAGGTGGTCGCCTCCGTCTCCTCCGCGCTCGCCGtcctgctcgtcctcctcgccTGCGTCGAGCTCGGTGACGCGGCCGCCGCCGTCGGCGTCTACCGCCTCATCCAGTACGACCTCGCCGGCGCCCCGCTCGGCTCCCGCGCCGCCGCGCTCAACCACCACGCCGCCGCCTTCCCGCTCCCCGCGGGGGCCGACCTCTCCCGCTCCGCGCTCGTCGCGCCGCTGCTCGACCTCCCGCTCTCCTTCCTCCGAG AGTACCTGGCAGAGAAAAAACATCTTGGAGGGTTGCTCATTCTGCTCCCGAGAAACATCAGCACTAAGAATGTTGAGGGAAACAACGATGACAAGGGGGAACCAAAGAATGTGCTGGCTGAGCTAGAAAAGTTGCTCATGCATGAAGAAGTGCCG TTTCCAGTGTACTTCGCTTTCCATGACGACAATTTGGATAACCTATTGGCAGATATTCGTAAAATTGCCTCTTCAGGCCAGCCAGCCTCTGCATCAACAGGAGG ATACAAGCTTGTAGTGCCTTCTGCGGAACCTAAAAAGGTGTCATCTCCAACCATTTCAAATATCCAG GGATGGTTACCTGGATCGAAAGGAGAGGGCGATGCTGAACAGCTTCCAACCATTGCCATAGTTGCAAACTATGACACTTTTGGTGCTGCACCT GCGCTTTCCGTGGGAAGTGACAGCAATGGAAGTGGAGCTGTGGCTCTTCTAGAAATTGCAAGGATCTTTTCACGCCTCTATTCAAGTCCTAAGACCAGAGGCAAGTTTAATCTTCTCTTTGGATTAACATCTGGCGGACCCTACAATTACAATGGAACTAGCAAG TGGCTTAGAAGTTTCGATCAGCGTGTACGCGAGAGTATTGACTATGCAATTTGCTTGAATAGCGTTGGTTCCTGGAGCAATGATCTCTGGATGCATGTATCAAAGCCTCCAGAGAACCCTTACATCAAGCAAATCTTTGAA GATTTTTCAGATGTCTCCAAGGAAATGGGCATTTCAGTCGGCATCAAGCACAAGAAGATTAATGTGTCAAATTCTAGA GTAGCATGGGAACATGAGCAATTCTCGAGGTTTAGGGTGACTGCGCTAACTCTTTCGGAATTGTCTACACCTCCTGAATTTTTGGAAAGCACTGGTGGTCTGTATGACACTAG AGAATCAGCAGATGTTGAGTCAGTAATGAGAACTGTCAAATTAGTTTCTGAGAGTCTTGCG AGACAAATCTACGGGTTGAGAGGAAGGAACATTGATGTTTTTGCTGATAACAGCAGTTTAGCCATCATTCCTCACTACATCCGGTCCTGGTTGGATCTTTTTTCACGGACACCACGGGTTGCGCCTTTTCTTCAGAAGAATGACCCCTTCATCTTAGCACTTAAAAAG GAACTGTCCGAGCATACTACGGATGtgcatgttcaaaatgacgtcctTGATGGCATGTTCACTTTCTACGATGCAACAAAATCAACTTTAAACGTATACCAG GTTGCAAGTGTTACTTTCGACCTGTTATTCCTTCTGGTGCTCGGTTCCTATCTAATTGTTCTCTTCAGTTTCCTAGTAATCACAACACGG GGCCTCGACGATCTCATTAACATATTCCGGCGGCCTCCATCACGTAAAGTCAAGGGAGCATAG
- the LOC123147682 gene encoding SWR1 complex subunit 2, with protein MADHAASEEEPPILLDRAARATRGKRITKLVEEEVELDEAFWGQEALKEDEEDDNYQEEQDAGDVFDSDFDEDEPQPDDDPEKEVSERLPIKKRLVFPGKTMKKMKAKKKKKKNKVIKLEDDEGIDDKNPDKTTSSKQSDVPDEWESEKTIRKSTRTSVIVRQAEREAIRAEKKATAKPIKKRKEGEEKRMTQEEMLLEAAETEIMNMRNLERVLAREEEVKKKAVVQKAVYEGPTLRFHSRDGESRLEFINGASFGSELCTTSTPYPEKSVCIVTGLPAKYRDPKTGLPYATMAAFKIIRESFLKEEPDKKRPNMSNMGELFESVAGEHSTPKKKRIESRSPISGDLRHGGRFRRIPALDVMDED; from the exons ATGGCCGACCACGCCGCAAGCGAGGAGGAGCCGCCCATCCTGCTCGACCGCGCGGCGCGTGCCACCCGAGGAAAGAG GATAACCAAGCTCGTAGAGGAGGAGGTCGAGCTTGACGAGGCTTTCTGGGGCCAAGAAGCCCTGAAGGAG GACGAGGAGGATGATAACTATCAGGAAGAGCAGGATGCTGGTGATGTATTCGACAGTGATTTCGATGAAGAT GAACCTCAACCTGACGACGACCCAGAGAAGGAAGTGAGTGAGAG ATTACCTATTAAGAAGCGGCTAGTTTTCCCTGGGAAGACCATGAAAAAAATGaaagccaagaagaagaagaagaagaataaggtcATCAAACTAGAGGATGATGAAGGCATAGATGACAAGAATCCTGATAAGACAACTTCATCCAAACAATCAGATGTTCCTGATGAATGGGAGTCTGAGAAAACGATCAGGAAATCAACCAGAACATCTGTCATTGTGAGACAAGCTGAGCGAGAAGCAATACGTGCTGAAAAGAAAGCTACTGCTAAG CCAATTAAGAAgagaaaagagggagaagaaaaacgTATGACACAAGAAGAGATGCTCTTGGAAGCAGCTGAAACTG AGATTATGAACATGAGAAATCTTGAACGTGTACTGGCAAGAGAGGAGGAGGTGAAGAAAAAAGCTGTTGTTCAGAAAGCTGTCTATGAGGGTCCTACACTTCGATTTCACTCGAGAGATG GGGAATCACGTCTGGAATTCATTAATGGGGCATCATTTGGGTCTGAACTTTGTACGACTTCAACTCCTT ATCCGGAAAAATCTGTTTGCATTGTAACAGGACTTCCTGCCAA ATACCGTGATCCAAAGACTGGATTACCTTATGCGACAATGGCAGCGTTTAAGATCATCCGGGAGAG TTTCCTGAAAGAGGAGCCGGATAAGAAGAGGCCCAACATGTCAAATATGGGAGAACTCTTTGAATCAGTAGCCGGTGAACATTCTACGCctaagaagaaaagaatagagtcAAGATCGCCAATATCAGGGGACCTAAGGCACGGCGGACGCTTCAGACGAATACCTGCTCTTGATGTCATGGACGAGGACTGA
- the LOC123147684 gene encoding serotonin N-acetyltransferase 2, chloroplastic, with translation MQQPQLQPRVRARAFLHAAVKLNPRGNPFLLRRPAASAGGAVAGVQLTVSDSELSSRGFAVRRTAEGLDVAALNEVFARVGFPRRQEERLRCALEHSEVAWLASEATGRPVAFARAAGDGVFNAVVWDVVVEPSCQGLGLGRAVMERLVAELRRKGVGNIVLYAEPRVVGFYRPLGFAMDPDGIRGMAYYRSKQNQKQQ, from the coding sequence ATGCAACAACCGCAGCTGCAGCCCCGCGTCCGCGCGCGCGCTTTCCTCCACGCCGCCGTCAAGCTCAACCCGAGGGGGAACCCGTTCCtcctgcgccgccccgccgcgtCCGCCGGCGGCGCCGTCGCGGGCGTCCAGCTGACGGTGTCGGACTCGGAGCTGTCGTCCCGGGGCTTCGCCGTGCGGCGCACCGCGGAGGGCCTGGACGTGGCGGCGCTGAACGAGGTGTTCGCGCGCGTGGGGTTCCCTCGGCGGCAGGAGGAGCGGCTCCGGTGCGCGCTGGAGCACAGCGAGGTGGCGTGGCTGGCGTCGGAGGCGACGGGGCGCCCCGTGGCGTTCGCGCGCGCGGCCGGGGACGGGGTGTTCAACGCGGTGGTGTGGGACGTGGTGGTGGAGCCGTCGTGCCAGGGCCTCGGGCTCGGCCGCGCCGTCATGGAGCGCCTCGTGGCGGAGCTCCGGCGCAAGGGCGTCGGCAACATCGTCCTCTACGCCGAGCCCAGGGTGGTCGGGTTCTACCGCCCGCTGGGGTTCGCCATGGACCCCGACGGCATCCGGGGCATGGCGTACTACCGCAGCAAGCAAAACCAGAAGCAACAGTGA